One window of Bifidobacterium pseudocatenulatum DSM 20438 = JCM 1200 = LMG 10505 genomic DNA carries:
- a CDS encoding L-lactate dehydrogenase, with amino-acid sequence MAVLRKVGIIGIGHVGAHVANAVLSAGLAEELKLCDINEQKVVSECQDLSDTLGFYPHNCVIGNYGTQYEQLADCDVVINAAGDVKTSAKDRDGELFVTTDIARTWISRLFNAGFHGVIITISNPCDVVATEIWHITGYDPRKIIGTGTALDSARLRNAIAKRVNVDQKSIGAYMLGEHGNSQFAYWSNVNIAGKPLDQLAQDDPQRFALDKDETEQDARRGGYRVYAGKECTEYAIAATAARLTQAVLCDEHYATACSTLLTGEQGESGNYASLPCIIGANGVEEVLSPTLTESEQAKFHASCEHIRANIAQLAWWNDECHPMLRG; translated from the coding sequence GTGGCTGTATTGAGAAAAGTCGGCATTATCGGCATCGGACACGTGGGCGCGCATGTCGCAAATGCCGTGCTTTCCGCAGGACTGGCCGAAGAACTGAAGCTGTGCGACATCAACGAGCAAAAAGTAGTCAGCGAATGTCAGGATTTAAGTGACACGTTGGGTTTCTATCCGCATAACTGCGTGATCGGCAACTACGGCACGCAATACGAGCAGCTAGCCGACTGCGACGTGGTAATCAACGCTGCCGGCGACGTGAAAACCAGCGCCAAAGATCGTGACGGCGAACTGTTCGTCACCACCGACATTGCACGCACCTGGATCTCCCGACTGTTCAATGCAGGCTTCCACGGTGTGATCATCACCATCTCAAATCCGTGCGATGTGGTCGCAACCGAAATCTGGCACATCACCGGCTACGATCCGCGCAAAATAATCGGCACCGGAACCGCGTTGGATTCCGCACGACTGCGCAACGCCATCGCGAAACGCGTCAACGTGGATCAGAAATCAATCGGCGCATACATGCTGGGGGAGCATGGCAATTCGCAGTTCGCCTATTGGTCGAACGTGAACATCGCAGGCAAGCCGCTTGATCAACTCGCACAAGACGATCCGCAACGATTCGCCCTCGACAAGGACGAAACCGAGCAGGACGCCCGTCGAGGCGGATACCGCGTGTACGCCGGCAAAGAGTGCACGGAATACGCTATTGCAGCCACTGCGGCACGCCTTACGCAGGCTGTGCTCTGCGATGAACACTATGCGACCGCCTGCTCCACGCTGCTTACCGGCGAACAAGGCGAAAGCGGCAATTACGCCAGCCTGCCGTGCATCATCGGAGCGAACGGCGTTGAAGAAGTCCTCAGTCCCACACTCACCGAAAGCGAACAGGCCAAATTCCATGCGTCCTGCGAGCATATCCGCGCCAATATCGCGCAGCTTGCATGGTGGAACGACGAATGCCATCCCATGCTGCGCGGCTGA
- a CDS encoding M48 family metallopeptidase has translation MPNNHRSQRNNSGRASRGVRNRNRTLSEETTQIAGMTVTIVRKAIKNMYLRIKPPNAQIVISAPSRMSQAAIARFVTERKPWIERARRTMLQAKDEQIRQSDFNGLDRVNGSHGPDNLNGLENSGGVGDRNNPGDPNSLNNPRVFVWNDAAKERAVWAINAQLPVLLAKWSPIIGRKPTHVTLRIMTSRWGSCTPKTGRIRLNLQLGLMDPRFLEYVLVHEMTHLWENGHGEDFQRRMSAYLPQWRQLRRELNRHVVL, from the coding sequence ATGCCGAACAATCATCGTAGCCAGCGTAACAATAGTGGGAGAGCCAGCAGGGGAGTGCGCAACCGTAATCGCACGCTATCCGAAGAAACCACGCAAATCGCTGGAATGACGGTGACCATCGTGCGTAAAGCCATCAAAAACATGTACCTGCGCATCAAACCGCCGAACGCGCAAATCGTCATCTCCGCACCTTCTCGCATGTCGCAAGCGGCAATCGCACGATTTGTGACGGAACGCAAACCATGGATCGAACGTGCGCGACGCACCATGCTGCAAGCCAAGGATGAACAGATCCGTCAAAGCGATTTCAATGGTTTGGACCGTGTGAATGGTTCGCATGGTCCGGATAATCTGAATGGCCTGGAAAATTCGGGCGGCGTGGGCGATCGAAACAATCCAGGCGATCCCAATAGCTTGAATAATCCGCGCGTTTTCGTGTGGAACGACGCGGCGAAGGAACGGGCCGTATGGGCCATCAATGCGCAACTGCCGGTGCTGCTTGCGAAATGGTCGCCGATTATCGGGCGGAAGCCGACGCATGTCACGTTACGCATCATGACGTCGCGATGGGGGTCATGCACGCCGAAAACCGGCCGCATCCGACTCAACCTGCAACTTGGTCTTATGGATCCCAGATTCCTGGAATACGTGCTTGTGCACGAAATGACGCACCTGTGGGAAAACGGGCACGGAGAGGACTTTCAGCGGCGTATGAGCGCATATTTGCCGCAATGGAGGCAATTGCGGCGGGAGCTGAACCGTCATGTTGTGTTGTGA
- a CDS encoding carbonic anhydrase: MADELFVDQDEVEGTASGVWSRMLAGNRRFAEGKPEHPNRGAEAREALVDTHAPEAAILSCSDARVSPDIIFDSGLGDLFTVRTAGQIIDEAVIASLEYAVTVLGVRLLVVLGHQNCGAIKQASKDYEALLHKLTADAEDSLMAADSIADIDERICASDSLMMRTVGFSIWQAHESELESSEDFERVHIARTIELLVEQSEAIQQALASDKLMIVGARYQLDSGKVEVLSF, encoded by the coding sequence ATGGCAGACGAACTGTTTGTAGACCAAGACGAGGTCGAAGGCACGGCAAGCGGCGTTTGGAGCCGCATGCTGGCAGGTAATCGCAGGTTTGCGGAGGGCAAACCGGAACATCCGAATCGTGGCGCTGAAGCACGCGAGGCACTTGTGGACACACACGCACCGGAAGCGGCCATACTGAGCTGCTCCGACGCGCGAGTAAGCCCGGATATTATTTTCGATTCCGGTCTTGGCGACCTGTTCACGGTTCGCACGGCCGGTCAAATCATCGACGAAGCCGTGATTGCGTCCCTAGAATACGCGGTGACCGTGCTCGGCGTACGTTTGCTGGTGGTGCTCGGCCACCAGAATTGCGGTGCGATCAAGCAAGCTTCCAAGGATTACGAGGCGTTACTGCACAAACTGACCGCCGATGCCGAGGATTCGCTGATGGCCGCCGACAGCATTGCCGACATCGACGAACGCATCTGCGCTTCGGATTCGCTCATGATGCGCACCGTCGGTTTCTCAATCTGGCAGGCGCACGAGTCGGAATTGGAATCCAGCGAGGATTTCGAACGCGTGCACATCGCGCGCACCATCGAACTCTTGGTGGAACAATCCGAAGCGATCCAGCAGGCGCTGGCATCCGACAAACTCATGATCGTCGGCGCAAGGTACCAGCTGGACTCCGGCAAAGTCGAGGTTCTTAGCTTCTGA
- the gdhA gene encoding NADP-specific glutamate dehydrogenase translates to MLTDEYVKRVYAQVEKRDGDQPEFLQAVREVFESLEPVVAKHPEYEKAGVLERIVEPERVVKFRVAWTDDEGKVQVNRGYRIQFNSAIGPYKGGLRFHPSVNEGVIKFLGFEQILKNSLTSLPMGGGKGGSDFDPKGKSDAEVMRFCQAFMTELCRHIGQFTDVPAGDINVGGREIGYLFGQYKRIRDEYSGVLTGKGLEFGGSLARTEATGYGLCYYTAEAMRVLRNDSFEGKTVVISGSGNVAIFATEKAQALGAKVVTASDSNGYIYDPNGIQLDVVKDIKLGHRGRIKEYAERVPGSEYHEGCKGVWTVPCDIALPCATQNEIDEESAKALVANGCTVVCEGANMPSTPEAIAVYQANNVLYGPAKAANAGGVAVSGLEMSQNSYRLSWTFEEVDGKLKSIMENIVANSLEAAKEYGHEGDLMLGANAAGFVKVANAMVAQGVL, encoded by the coding sequence ATGCTCACTGACGAGTACGTCAAGCGCGTGTACGCGCAGGTCGAGAAGCGCGACGGCGACCAGCCGGAGTTCCTGCAGGCCGTTCGCGAGGTTTTCGAAAGCCTCGAGCCGGTGGTTGCGAAGCATCCGGAATATGAGAAGGCGGGCGTGCTTGAGCGCATCGTCGAGCCGGAGCGCGTGGTGAAGTTCCGCGTCGCATGGACCGACGATGAGGGCAAGGTGCAGGTCAACCGCGGTTACCGCATCCAGTTCAACTCCGCGATCGGCCCGTACAAGGGCGGTCTGCGCTTCCACCCGAGCGTGAACGAGGGCGTCATCAAGTTCCTCGGCTTCGAGCAGATCCTGAAGAACTCCCTGACCAGCCTGCCGATGGGCGGCGGCAAGGGCGGATCCGACTTCGACCCGAAGGGCAAGTCCGACGCCGAAGTCATGCGTTTCTGCCAGGCCTTCATGACGGAACTGTGCCGTCACATCGGCCAGTTCACCGACGTCCCGGCCGGTGATATCAACGTGGGCGGCCGCGAGATCGGCTACCTGTTCGGCCAGTACAAGCGCATCCGCGACGAGTATTCCGGCGTGCTGACCGGCAAGGGCCTCGAATTCGGCGGCTCCCTGGCTCGTACCGAAGCCACCGGTTACGGCCTGTGCTATTACACCGCCGAGGCAATGCGCGTGCTGCGCAACGATTCCTTCGAAGGCAAGACCGTGGTCATCTCCGGCTCCGGCAACGTGGCCATCTTCGCCACCGAGAAGGCTCAGGCCCTCGGCGCGAAGGTTGTGACCGCCTCCGATTCCAACGGCTACATCTACGATCCGAACGGCATTCAGCTCGACGTGGTCAAGGACATCAAGCTGGGCCACCGCGGCCGCATCAAGGAATACGCCGAGCGTGTGCCGGGCTCCGAATATCACGAGGGCTGCAAGGGCGTGTGGACCGTTCCGTGCGATATCGCCCTGCCGTGCGCCACCCAGAACGAGATCGACGAGGAATCCGCCAAGGCTCTCGTCGCCAACGGCTGCACCGTGGTGTGCGAAGGCGCCAACATGCCTTCCACTCCGGAGGCAATCGCCGTCTACCAGGCCAACAACGTGCTCTATGGCCCCGCCAAGGCCGCGAACGCGGGTGGCGTGGCGGTTTCCGGCCTTGAGATGAGCCAGAACTCCTACCGCCTTTCCTGGACTTTTGAAGAGGTTGACGGCAAGCTCAAGTCCATCATGGAGAACATCGTCGCCAACTCTCTGGAAGCCGCCAAGGAATACGGCCACGAGGGTGATCTGATGCTCGGCGCCAACGCTGCCGGCTTCGTGAAGGTCGCCAACGCCATGGTCGCCCAGGGCGTGCTCTGA
- a CDS encoding hemolysin family protein: MSLGLNILLIFVFLLLGSVFAGTELALVSLRGSQIDQMEQEDARGKRVAQIARDPNTFLSTVQIGVTLSGFLSASFGESSISPYIVPIVESWGVPTSVAAPLTTIVLTLIISYCSIVISELVPKRIAMQRNEQIARAVVPAIHVFAKVCKPIIWLIGKNTNIIVRLLGFDPNETDSEVSDEELRVLVNTNTNLSKDERTILDDVFDASETIVAEVMRPRADVVFLDGDMPIEKAAAYVREMPYSRYPVTGKDFDDVLGFVHVRDLLDIRDPEAKTVADVTREGISLPGTSKLLPSLELLRKRGIHLAVVIDEYGGTDGIVTLEDMTEELVGDIRDEYDLPEEKGGERTERTTFVNGVATIEGGMTIEDFADLTGIELEDGPYETVAGYFLAHTGKMGEIGDVLPSDDGYDMTVTQVDGRRIETLEIRKHTVDVDAAKATK; the protein is encoded by the coding sequence ATGTCTCTAGGTTTGAACATTCTCCTGATTTTCGTTTTTCTGTTGCTCGGATCGGTGTTCGCCGGCACCGAACTGGCGTTGGTCAGCCTGCGTGGATCGCAGATCGACCAGATGGAACAGGAGGATGCCCGCGGCAAGCGCGTCGCACAGATCGCGCGAGATCCGAACACGTTTTTGTCGACCGTGCAGATCGGCGTGACGTTGAGCGGTTTCCTTTCCGCATCGTTCGGCGAATCGTCGATTTCGCCTTATATTGTGCCGATCGTTGAAAGTTGGGGCGTGCCGACGAGTGTGGCCGCTCCCCTGACCACCATTGTGCTGACGTTGATCATTTCGTACTGTTCGATCGTGATTTCGGAGTTGGTGCCGAAGCGTATCGCCATGCAACGCAACGAGCAGATCGCGCGTGCCGTGGTACCTGCGATTCATGTGTTTGCGAAGGTGTGCAAGCCGATTATTTGGCTGATCGGCAAGAACACGAACATTATCGTGCGCTTGCTTGGTTTCGACCCGAACGAAACCGACAGCGAAGTGTCCGACGAAGAGCTGCGCGTACTCGTCAACACCAATACGAACTTGAGCAAGGACGAACGCACGATTCTCGACGACGTGTTCGACGCGTCCGAAACGATTGTGGCCGAAGTGATGCGCCCGCGTGCCGACGTGGTTTTTTTGGATGGCGATATGCCGATTGAGAAGGCGGCCGCATATGTGAGAGAAATGCCGTATTCCCGCTATCCGGTGACCGGCAAGGATTTCGACGATGTGCTTGGTTTCGTGCATGTGCGCGACCTGCTTGACATTCGCGATCCCGAGGCGAAGACGGTTGCCGACGTGACGCGCGAGGGCATTTCGCTGCCGGGCACGTCGAAACTGCTGCCAAGCCTTGAGCTGCTACGTAAGCGCGGCATTCATCTGGCGGTGGTCATCGACGAATATGGCGGTACCGACGGCATCGTCACGTTGGAAGATATGACGGAGGAACTGGTCGGCGATATTCGCGACGAATATGATCTGCCGGAAGAGAAAGGCGGCGAACGCACGGAACGTACCACGTTCGTCAATGGCGTCGCCACGATCGAAGGCGGCATGACGATTGAGGATTTCGCCGATTTGACCGGTATTGAGCTGGAAGACGGTCCGTACGAGACGGTTGCCGGCTATTTCCTGGCGCATACTGGAAAGATGGGCGAAATCGGCGACGTGCTGCCTTCCGACGACGGTTATGACATGACCGTCACGCAAGTGGACGGCCGTCGTATCGAAACGTTGGAAATCCGCAAGCATACTGTTGACGTCGATGCTGCGAAAGCTACGAAATAA
- a CDS encoding DUF3566 domain-containing protein, producing the protein MSENIEGQQMPEVGQAPRVARSASSQPLIGADQVQAHEGASSASGGVKVREKRRGGAPRARRMSLSLTRIDAWSAAKVAFMLSIAGGIIQIVAVALLWGMLNVVGVFDQVTQIVSSTGLDAGGFDLTNVFSLGTVLSAVTIFSIVEVVLITVLVVIFTLLYNVVSTLVGGIHVTLGDD; encoded by the coding sequence ATGAGCGAGAACATCGAAGGACAGCAAATGCCGGAGGTTGGGCAGGCACCGCGCGTGGCACGTTCCGCTTCCAGCCAGCCGCTGATTGGTGCGGATCAGGTTCAGGCGCACGAGGGTGCCTCCTCCGCTTCCGGCGGTGTGAAGGTCCGTGAGAAGCGTCGCGGCGGCGCTCCGCGTGCACGCCGTATGAGCCTGTCTCTGACGCGTATCGATGCATGGTCGGCCGCCAAGGTGGCGTTCATGCTTTCCATCGCGGGAGGCATCATTCAGATTGTCGCGGTGGCTTTGCTGTGGGGCATGCTGAACGTGGTCGGCGTGTTCGACCAAGTTACGCAGATTGTGTCTTCCACTGGCTTGGACGCTGGCGGATTCGACCTGACCAACGTGTTCTCGTTGGGCACTGTGCTGAGCGCCGTCACCATCTTCTCCATTGTGGAAGTGGTGCTGATCACCGTGCTCGTGGTGATTTTCACGCTGCTGTACAACGTGGTGAGCACCCTCGTCGGTGGCATCCACGTCACGCTTGGAGATGATTAA
- a CDS encoding MscL family protein: MIEGFKKFIARGNMIDMAVGVVMGGAVTTVVNSIVNNVINPFIAMIFGKPNMDGLLAITFNNATVSFGAVLGAILNFLIIAAAVYFCILVPINKFRDVTEALLAKTKLAEERSKAEEEAAKEPEISTEEQTILLLQQIRDELARQNARNTQNVPNDSDTVAGAVAVR, from the coding sequence ATGATTGAAGGATTTAAGAAATTCATTGCACGCGGCAACATGATCGACATGGCGGTCGGTGTCGTCATGGGCGGTGCCGTCACCACAGTGGTTAACTCTATTGTCAACAATGTGATTAATCCGTTCATCGCCATGATTTTCGGCAAACCGAATATGGATGGTCTGCTGGCAATCACATTCAATAATGCGACGGTTTCGTTCGGCGCGGTACTTGGCGCGATATTGAATTTCCTGATTATCGCGGCGGCCGTGTATTTCTGCATTCTCGTGCCGATCAACAAATTCCGTGACGTGACCGAGGCGTTGCTCGCCAAAACCAAGCTTGCGGAAGAACGGAGCAAAGCCGAGGAGGAAGCTGCCAAAGAGCCGGAAATCTCCACCGAAGAGCAGACGATCCTGCTGTTGCAGCAAATCCGCGACGAACTTGCCAGGCAGAATGCACGGAATACACAGAACGTGCCGAACGATTCCGACACTGTTGCCGGTGCAGTCGCAGTGCGGTAG